Within the uncultured Draconibacterium sp. genome, the region GATTCAGTGCTGCCGCTGCCGACGACATGCACCAGAGTTTTGCCAGTGCTGTTGGTGCAATCTTTACACCATCGGGCAAAGCTGTTAACCATTTGCCACCAACAATAAACTGGTTGTACCAATTGGTTGCCTGTTCGGTGTAAAGGTCTTTTTCGAACTCGGATAAACCGCCCTGCAAAACAGTTACTTTATATTGATCGCCGTTAAGTTCTGCCCAGTTTTCCTGGCGCTGGTTGTTTTCGATATAGCTTTCGCCAATATCGAGCGAAATGAGTGCGGGGATATCGGCGCGTTCGGTGCCCAACACTCCACCTGTTGACGAAAACGTGGGTACAAAGTAGCGGTATAAAAAACCGGAGATATCGAACCAGGCATCGCCGTTGGCATCGGGAATGTTTTCGAGAATCTGCGGCATACCATCGAGCTTGGCATCTTCGCTGGTAATTTTCAGAAGCACCCGGTAAAGATCGCCTTGCACGGTATCGGTATTTATTTTAACCCGAATTTCGGTGCCTTGTAATTGCACCGCTCCACCTGGTATTGTAATTTCTAAAGCCATACTACGAGTTTAAAGTTTTGAGTTTAAAGTTTAAAGGACACTACATGCCCGAACCCTTTTGCTGGCGTTTGTATTCATCTTCCAGTTTCGCGAATTTGTCGTAGGAGAATGGAATTTTAAGCTTCTCTAACCGGGTAACTGCTTTGTCGAATTTGTCAACGTCGATAAAATATGTATAGGGTTGTGTAGGGTTTAAGCCTGAAGGTTCGGAAGTTGGGCCACCGGAAGAAAATTCGCGACGGGTTGAAACTATTGCCGGGCCAATATTTAACTGACGCAATGATCCGCTTTTACGTGCAATTTCGATCATGTTTATGAATGGCCTGAGCAGAGGATTGTCCACTCCTTCTTCCGGAATTACATATTCTTTTTTGTGGACAATGCCGGCAGGTTCGTATTTGCCTCCATCGCCCGTGTAACCACCGATTGCGTAACCTTTAGTATTACTATTTGAAGTAAAAGCTTTGTTTACCAATCCTTCAATAGCGGCAAAAGTGGCTTCAATGAGTGCAATTTTGGCAGCGGCGGCAAACATCAAGGCAGGATTTAATGATGCAAGTCCCTGAATAGTTACGCCTGCAATAGCAATTTCAGTTTGTACCTTTAATTGTTCGAGGGCAAATATTAAGATGTTTTTAGCAAATGTTTTAAAGGCATCTTCACTTCCTGACATCATATCGAACATTCCCTGTGAAATGACATCGATAGTATCCTGGTACATCATTGCCTGGGTCTGTAAAGTCTCTACAAGATCTTCCTGGTCCTTTGCAGCTTTTGCAGTAGCCTGGGCGTTACGTTTAAGCAGCTTTTCTTCTTCAAGCAATTTTGTATTAACCTCCTCAACCGCTTTTTGTTTTAGCTTAAGCGGTTCAATAGCTTCGCGAACAGCTTTATTGTATTCGTTTTGTTTATCGACAATTTTTGTTTGTAAATCAAGTTTTTTTGATTCATCAGTTTCAAGCTGTTCCTTTGCCTGCAGATAAACAATTTCGTTGGCCAATAAACGGGCATGAAGAAATTTTTGCATTGATTCTTCAGCACCATATTGTTCTTTTAGTTTAAGAATACGCTGTTTGTTGGCAATATCAAGGGCTTCGTTGGCTTTATCGAGGTCGGTTTTACCTCCATTACCATTCCCTCTTTTTTTCAATTCAGTATCAACATTCTTAAGGTAGCCTTTAAGATTTTTAAGCCGTTTTTGGTTAGCCTTATTGTCTGCCTCGAGATCCGCAGACAAGTATCGTTTCCTTGCTAAAATCTGAGAGTCAAGATTTATCTTCTGTATTTTCGACAAACCTCCCTGTGTCCGTTGCTCAGTAAGTTCCCGTAATTTTTCATCTTCAGATAAACGTTTTTTCAATTTCTGAATTAACAAAGCATGATGATCGTCTTCTGCTCTTAGCTGAGTCTGCATGTCAGACTTCAGAGTTTCCAGCTGATCTTTTGAAAGATTTTTAATAATGCCAGCACGCTCTTCTAACGTTTTTGTTTGCCCTACTAACCGGTTACTTTCTTTCAAAACTTCATTGAACTCATTTTGCTCCTTTTTTGCAACTTTAGTTTTATCCCTGAAAAGCAGATAAGCCGTGGCAGCAGTAGCCAAGAGTGAAACCAACAAACCGATTGGACTTAGTTTAGTAGTGGTATTGAAAATCCGCATGGCAGCAGTTGCCCGTTTCACATTACCAGTAAACAATGCTTGTGCAGCCGCCAGTAACAGCATTCCTGCCCGTTCCGTTTTTTGCCAGAACACGCGAGCCTTAGACAAGGCCAGACCGATTCCCACCTCTTTGTTTTTCCTGGCTTCCCATAATGCCATGATTTTTACGGCAATGGTATATGACACAATTGAAGCAGCGACAACAACAATCTGCCTGCCGTGGTTTTTAAACAGGTCGATTGTACTGGAAAGAAGCTTTAAGGTGAGTTTTCCGGTACGTAGGAAGTAGGTTTGTGCAGGGATTAATTTTTCGCCAATTTCAACTACATATTCGTGCATGGCCTCTTTTGCCTGTTGGCGTTTGGCCATATCATCAGAAGTATTATCGATGGCCTGCTGTATAACGAAATTTTCAGCTTTAATAGCTTCCGTCATTTCATTAATGTACTCCCGGTTCTGGATTATAATCTTAGCAGTATTGGCATTTTCGCGGCCAAATATTTTAGTGTATTCGGCTGATGATAATTGTTTGTTGGCAAGGTTTTCCAAAGCTTTGTCTAATCCCACTATTTCGGGATTGGTTTCGTTGGCCCCGGACGACAGGATGGTAAAAAAGTTACGCAACTGGATACCTGCACGGTTGCCGACTATCCCGCCTTTTTCTCCCAACACTTCAATAAGCGAAACACTCTTTTCGACCTCGACATTGGCATCGGAAGCATTTTTCCCGAATTCTTTAATCGACATTCCCACCTCAGGAATTTGCACAGCTCCCAATTTTGCACCACCGGCCAAAGCATTGGTGTGGCGGGCAGCTTCACCGGCAGGGGCATTGTATTGGTTCAGCGCTTTTGTTGTGGCATCAATAGCATCGGCAAGCGGCATACCTTCGCCGGCTTCGGATAAGATGAGAACCTGTTTAGTAACTTCGGCAAGGGCCTCTTTGTTTTTCAGCAAAGCCGGTTTTGCAGAACCAACCAACTGATAAGCTTCCATAATCTCATCGACCGACTTCTGGATTCTTACGCCAGATTCGTCCTGGGTAGTAGCAAATTCAACGGCCCTTTGTTCTAACCAGGATAATTCTCCATCAACCAGTCCGGTTAAGGCTTTCACTTTTCCGCGCATATCCTGCCTTTCCAACTGGGCATCGATTGCACGTTGAGCAGTCATTTGAACACCAACCAAAGAAGCAAGGCCGGCAGTGGCAACGGAGAAATAACGGTTAAAACCATCGGCAGTACGGCTCAGCCACGATTTCTGAACTTTAAGAGAACCGTTTACTTCATCGAGTTTGGCACGCAATAATTTTGCCTGTGCAGCCTTAGCAGCAAAACCGGGATCCGTTTGCTTCATTTTTCCAAGCTGAACATTGAGTGTTCGAAGTGCCTTTTTCAAGTCGTTGGGAGCAGCTCCGTTCAGATTGCGAAGAACTTTCTCGTAATCGAAAGTTTCTTTGCGGAGGCTCCGGGTAGCAGCTTCAACACCTTTCAGCTCTTTTTTCAGCTTGTTATATTTAACAGTGTCGCCGGCTTCCTGGGCAGCCTTCATTTGCTGGCGAAGCTCCTTTGCTTTTTTCTTAATTGCATCGAGAGCGGCTTCGGCCTGTTTGCCATCGAGGTAAATGGTTGCTTTTGCTTTTTCGTTAGCCATTGCACATTGCTTTATGGTAGCAATCTACAACGGGAAAGGAGGGTTTGAAAGGACAAAAAAAAGCCTGCTATCATTGATAACAGGCTTTTTAAAATTTTAAAATTATTTTACAATGGCAAAGCAGATAATTCTTCACCAACCTGTTTTATTACCGTAAAAATTTTACGGGCCTGATCTTCGCTCATTGGCCTACCTGCCTTGTATTGTGCCAAAAGCGAACGGTTAATACCGGCACGTTTGGCCACTTCAGTAACCGGTACCGGAAGGTCGTTAAACAATTCGTCGACAATTACTTTAATATCATACTCTAATTCTTCGGTAATAAAACGATCGTCAACGTCTTGCGCCTCTCCAATTTCAATTAAACCTTCAATGTGTAAATCAATGGCCTCATTAAGGTTCTCTTTCAGTTCTTCCAATGTATCGCCTTGCGAATAACATCCGGGAAGATCTACTACTTCTGCCCACCAGCCATCTTTATTGGGCCTTACCAACACTTGAACTACCATTTTAAACTATCTTTTAGTGTTATTTTTTTTTAAGCAGGGCTACTTGAGCCCTGCCTGCTTTAAAATTGAACTTTCAAGTCCTTTAGGGACTTCTTTGTTCACTCCATGAAACGGAATGGTTACTAGTCCAGGCTTTTCAGGATGCCTGAATTGCATATGACTTCCTTTTTGCCTAACTAAGTACCAACCATCCTTTTCAATGAACTTAATGATCTCTTTCGATTTCATATAACAAAAGTAACACTTTTGTTACTTTTATGCAAATTTCAAGGTAACTTTTTTGTTACTTTTTAAATATATTTAAGGTAGCTTAGTGAATATCTCCATGACCAAATCGGAAGAAAAGGCTTTGAATTCGTCTTTAATACCAAGTACTTTAATTTTATTATCGATGGAAGAGCCGTAGAGCTTGAGCAATTCTTTCCGGTTACGCTGTTCCATACATAAAATTTCGTCGGCATCTTTTACATCGTTTTCGGTACAGAATGTTCCGCAATGGATACGGCAGGCTGCCTGGTTAGATCCACGCGACCACACTTCGCTATTGTGATTCGTAAGTTTCAGCAAAAAAGCAGCAGTGGTGCTACGGTTTACATTGGCCGAACAGACCGTTAATATTTTTTTACCAGCCATTCTGTTTTCTCCTTTCCTGAAATTCTTTAAATGTTATTTTCTTATTTCCGGTAACCGAATCAATAGAGCTGGATCGCGAAGATCCGGAGCTGTGTTTAGCTGCCAGCTTTTTACCCTCTTCATCAAATTTTTCGACATTGGTAATGATCTCAAGCTGGGCTTTACGTGCATATTTTGCAGCCAACAGCTCTTTTAATTTTTCGAGCTGAGAAAAGAACACTTTACTATACCAGGCTTTCGGACGGCGATTACTAAACTCAACTTCTTCAACCGTAACACCTCGGCCAACCCCCATATCTACAAACTTTCCGTAATACTCGAATGTAAAGATTATCAGCTCTGGATCGCCATTGGACTGGGTTTGTACGGTGTGATAAAATGAACGGAGCAAAGCACCGGTACTCATAATACCTAAACGCTCAATTTTTTGTTCCCAGCGCTCGATAACGATATCGGCCCATGCTTCAACTGTTAAACCCAGATTTGTATTATCGGCCATTATACCAGGTTAAAATTTTCGTTGGTAATTACGTAACTAAAAGCAAAGCCATGGTAATTCTCGATTAGTGGACCAATACGGCGGTAATCGATACGCGAAGAATCGAAACCGTAAGCAGGATCGCCAAAATTGTGAGAATCGGCTTTAAATTGTTTAAAGAGTTTGAGTGCATAAAGTTTGCACTGGTTTTGTACAGTTGTGCGCGAAGAACTGTCGTTTAATTTTGCCTTACCAATAATATAGAAGGTACGAAAACCATGGTCGGCATTTTTATC harbors:
- a CDS encoding phage tail tape measure protein encodes the protein MANEKAKATIYLDGKQAEAALDAIKKKAKELRQQMKAAQEAGDTVKYNKLKKELKGVEAATRSLRKETFDYEKVLRNLNGAAPNDLKKALRTLNVQLGKMKQTDPGFAAKAAQAKLLRAKLDEVNGSLKVQKSWLSRTADGFNRYFSVATAGLASLVGVQMTAQRAIDAQLERQDMRGKVKALTGLVDGELSWLEQRAVEFATTQDESGVRIQKSVDEIMEAYQLVGSAKPALLKNKEALAEVTKQVLILSEAGEGMPLADAIDATTKALNQYNAPAGEAARHTNALAGGAKLGAVQIPEVGMSIKEFGKNASDANVEVEKSVSLIEVLGEKGGIVGNRAGIQLRNFFTILSSGANETNPEIVGLDKALENLANKQLSSAEYTKIFGRENANTAKIIIQNREYINEMTEAIKAENFVIQQAIDNTSDDMAKRQQAKEAMHEYVVEIGEKLIPAQTYFLRTGKLTLKLLSSTIDLFKNHGRQIVVVAASIVSYTIAVKIMALWEARKNKEVGIGLALSKARVFWQKTERAGMLLLAAAQALFTGNVKRATAAMRIFNTTTKLSPIGLLVSLLATAATAYLLFRDKTKVAKKEQNEFNEVLKESNRLVGQTKTLEERAGIIKNLSKDQLETLKSDMQTQLRAEDDHHALLIQKLKKRLSEDEKLRELTEQRTQGGLSKIQKINLDSQILARKRYLSADLEADNKANQKRLKNLKGYLKNVDTELKKRGNGNGGKTDLDKANEALDIANKQRILKLKEQYGAEESMQKFLHARLLANEIVYLQAKEQLETDESKKLDLQTKIVDKQNEYNKAVREAIEPLKLKQKAVEEVNTKLLEEEKLLKRNAQATAKAAKDQEDLVETLQTQAMMYQDTIDVISQGMFDMMSGSEDAFKTFAKNILIFALEQLKVQTEIAIAGVTIQGLASLNPALMFAAAAKIALIEATFAAIEGLVNKAFTSNSNTKGYAIGGYTGDGGKYEPAGIVHKKEYVIPEEGVDNPLLRPFINMIEIARKSGSLRQLNIGPAIVSTRREFSSGGPTSEPSGLNPTQPYTYFIDVDKFDKAVTRLEKLKIPFSYDKFAKLEDEYKRQQKGSGM
- a CDS encoding type II toxin-antitoxin system HicB family antitoxin; protein product: MVVQVLVRPNKDGWWAEVVDLPGCYSQGDTLEELKENLNEAIDLHIEGLIEIGEAQDVDDRFITEELEYDIKVIVDELFNDLPVPVTEVAKRAGINRSLLAQYKAGRPMSEDQARKIFTVIKQVGEELSALPL
- a CDS encoding type II toxin-antitoxin system HicA family toxin, translated to MKSKEIIKFIEKDGWYLVRQKGSHMQFRHPEKPGLVTIPFHGVNKEVPKGLESSILKQAGLK